One window of the Pyrus communis chromosome 17, drPyrComm1.1, whole genome shotgun sequence genome contains the following:
- the LOC137722877 gene encoding uncharacterized protein isoform X2, with product MAEIKADTSHHQSLIVSEPDVSDPKPSKSKRLASLDIFRGLTVSLMILVDDAGGEWPVIGHAPWNGCNLADFVMPFFLFIVGMAIALSLKRIPDQFVAVKKVTLRTLKLLFWGLLLQGGYSHAPDKLTYGVDVKEIRWCGILQRIALAYLVVALIEIVSRGAETKDMAPDTFSIFKLYYWHWLVAACVLVIYFAVIYGAYVPDWQFTVQDRERTDYGKSYTVTCGVRGKLDPPCNAVGYIDREVLGISHMYQRPAWKRSNACTENSPYAGPFRNDAPSWCRGPFEPEGIVSSISAILSAIIGVHFGHVLIHMQGHPARLKHWVPTGCALLALGIILHFSHAIPSNKQLYTFSYVCITSGAAALVFSAFYLMVDIWSIRYLFLPLEWIGMNAMLVYVMAAEGILAGFVNGWYYKDPHNTLVYWIQKHVFVGVWHSRRVGILLYVLFAEILFWGIVAGVLHRLGIYWKL from the exons TTGATGATTCTGGTTGACGATGCGGGTGGAGAGTGGCCAGTGATTGGCCATGCGCCATGGAATGGCTGCAATCTTGCAGACTTTGTGATGcccttcttcctcttcattgtGGGCATGGCCATTGCTCTTTCTCTCAAG AGAATACCGGACCAATTTGTGGCTGTCAAGAAGGTGACTCTTAGAACTCTGAAGCTACTGTTTTGGGGTCTCCTATTACAAG GAGGTTACTCGCACGCTCCTGACAAACTAACATATGGTGTCGACGTGAAAGAAATAAGGTGGTGCGGTATTCTCCAG AGAATTGCTCTTGCATATCTGGTTGTGGCACTGATTGAAATTGTATCGAGAGGTGCAGAAACCAAAGATATGGCACCCGACACGTTCTCCATATTCAAGTTGTACTATTGGCACTG GCTTGTAGCTGCATGTGTTCTCGTTATTTACTTTGCTGTGATTTATGGGGCATATGTTCCTGATTGGCAATTTACTGTCCAGGACAGAGAGAGAACCGATTATGGGAAAAGTTACACC GTAACTTGTGGCGTGAGAGGAAAACTAGATCCTCCGTGTAATGCAGTAGGATATATTGACAGAGAAGTGTTGGGAATCAGTCACATGTATCAGCGTCCGGCTTGGAAACGATCCAAT GCTTGCACTGAGAATTCCCCATATGCAGGACCATTCCGAAATGATGCCCCATCATGGTGCCGTGGTCCTTTTGAACCTGAAGGAATTGTAAG CTCTATATCTGCAATTCTCTCTGCGATTATTGGAGTGCATTTCGGACATGTGCTTATACATATGCAG GGTCATCCGGCCAGACTGAAGCATTGGGTTCCGACAGGATGTGCTCTCCTCGCCCTAGGAATTATTCTTCATTTCAGTCATG CAATTCCTTCAAATAAACAGCTGTACACATTTAGCTACGTATGCATAACATCGGGAGCGGCAGCCTTGGTGTTTTCAGCCTTCTACCTTATG GTTGATATCTGGAGCATAAGGTACCTGTTCCTGCCGCTGGAATGGATCGGCATGAATGCTATGCTTGTCTATGTCATGGCAGCTGAAGGCATCCTCGCAGGATTCGTTAACGGGTGGTATTACAAGGACCCCCATAACACGCTT GTGTACTGGATTCAAAAGCACGTCTTCGTCGGGGTTTGGCATTCGAGGAGAGTAGGCATTCTACTCTACGTCCTCTTTGCGGAGATCTTGTTTTGGGGCATTGTCGCCGGCGTTTTGCATCGGCTGGGCATATATTGGAAGCTTTGA
- the LOC137722877 gene encoding uncharacterized protein isoform X1: MAEIKADTSHHQSLIVSEPDVSDPKPSKSKRLASLDIFRGLTVSLMILVDDAGGEWPVIGHAPWNGCNLADFVMPFFLFIVGMAIALSLKRIPDQFVAVKKVTLRTLKLLFWGLLLQGGYSHAPDKLTYGVDVKEIRWCGILQRIALAYLVVALIEIVSRGAETKDMAPDTFSIFKLYYWHWLVAACVLVIYFAVIYGAYVPDWQFTVQDRERTDYGKSYTVTCGVRGKLDPPCNAVGYIDREVLGISHMYQRPAWKRSNACTENSPYAGPFRNDAPSWCRGPFEPEGIVSSISAILSAIIGVHFGHVLIHMQGHPARLKHWVPTGCALLALGIILHFSHAIPSNKQLYTFSYVCITSGAAALVFSAFYLMDNIVSRQVDIWSIRYLFLPLEWIGMNAMLVYVMAAEGILAGFVNGWYYKDPHNTLVYWIQKHVFVGVWHSRRVGILLYVLFAEILFWGIVAGVLHRLGIYWKL; encoded by the exons TTGATGATTCTGGTTGACGATGCGGGTGGAGAGTGGCCAGTGATTGGCCATGCGCCATGGAATGGCTGCAATCTTGCAGACTTTGTGATGcccttcttcctcttcattgtGGGCATGGCCATTGCTCTTTCTCTCAAG AGAATACCGGACCAATTTGTGGCTGTCAAGAAGGTGACTCTTAGAACTCTGAAGCTACTGTTTTGGGGTCTCCTATTACAAG GAGGTTACTCGCACGCTCCTGACAAACTAACATATGGTGTCGACGTGAAAGAAATAAGGTGGTGCGGTATTCTCCAG AGAATTGCTCTTGCATATCTGGTTGTGGCACTGATTGAAATTGTATCGAGAGGTGCAGAAACCAAAGATATGGCACCCGACACGTTCTCCATATTCAAGTTGTACTATTGGCACTG GCTTGTAGCTGCATGTGTTCTCGTTATTTACTTTGCTGTGATTTATGGGGCATATGTTCCTGATTGGCAATTTACTGTCCAGGACAGAGAGAGAACCGATTATGGGAAAAGTTACACC GTAACTTGTGGCGTGAGAGGAAAACTAGATCCTCCGTGTAATGCAGTAGGATATATTGACAGAGAAGTGTTGGGAATCAGTCACATGTATCAGCGTCCGGCTTGGAAACGATCCAAT GCTTGCACTGAGAATTCCCCATATGCAGGACCATTCCGAAATGATGCCCCATCATGGTGCCGTGGTCCTTTTGAACCTGAAGGAATTGTAAG CTCTATATCTGCAATTCTCTCTGCGATTATTGGAGTGCATTTCGGACATGTGCTTATACATATGCAG GGTCATCCGGCCAGACTGAAGCATTGGGTTCCGACAGGATGTGCTCTCCTCGCCCTAGGAATTATTCTTCATTTCAGTCATG CAATTCCTTCAAATAAACAGCTGTACACATTTAGCTACGTATGCATAACATCGGGAGCGGCAGCCTTGGTGTTTTCAGCCTTCTACCTTATG GATAACATCGTCTCCCGCCAGGTTGATATCTGGAGCATAAGGTACCTGTTCCTGCCGCTGGAATGGATCGGCATGAATGCTATGCTTGTCTATGTCATGGCAGCTGAAGGCATCCTCGCAGGATTCGTTAACGGGTGGTATTACAAGGACCCCCATAACACGCTT GTGTACTGGATTCAAAAGCACGTCTTCGTCGGGGTTTGGCATTCGAGGAGAGTAGGCATTCTACTCTACGTCCTCTTTGCGGAGATCTTGTTTTGGGGCATTGTCGCCGGCGTTTTGCATCGGCTGGGCATATATTGGAAGCTTTGA
- the LOC137723688 gene encoding 26S proteasome regulatory subunit 6A homolog, with amino-acid sequence MANLMAEDTTFEDDQLAAMTTEDIVRATRLLDNEIRILKEEMSRTNLELDSYKEKIKENQEKIKLNKQLPYLVGNIVEILEMNPEDEAEEDGANIDLDSQRKGKCVVLKTSTRQTIFLPVVGLVDPDTLKPGDLVGVNKDSYLILDTLPSEYDSRVKAMEVDEKPTEDYNDIGGLEKQIQELVEAIVLPMTHQERFQKLGIRPPKGVLLYGPPGTGKTLMARACAAQTNATFLKLAGPQLVQMFIGDGAKLVRDAFLLAKEKSPCIIFIDEIDAIGTKRFDSEVSGDREVQRTMLELLNQLDGFSSDDRIKVIAATNRADILDPALMRSGRLDRKIELPHPTEEARARILQIHSRKMNVHPDVNFEELARSTDDFNGAQLKAVCVEAGMLALRRDATEVNHEDFNEGIIQVQAKKKASLNYYA; translated from the exons ATGGCGAACCTCATGGCAGAGGACACGACTTTTGAGGACGATCAGCTCGCCGCGATGACGACGGAAGACATCGTTAGAGCAACTCGTCTTCTCGACAACGAGATCCGCATACTCAAG GAAGAAATGTCAAGAACAAATTTGGAGCTGGACTCGTACAAGGAGAAGATAAAGGAGAATCAGGAAAAGATTAAGCTTAATAAGCAGTTGCCGTACTTGGTGGGCAACATCGTTGAG ATTCTGGAAATGAACCCAGAAGATGAGGCTGAGGAGGATGGTGCAAATATTGAtcttgactcccaaagaaagggaaagtgtGTTGTTTTGAAAACATCTACTCGCCAG ACAATCTTTCTTCCAGTTGTTGGGCTTGTTGATCCTGATACCTTGAAGCCTGGGGATCTTGTTGGTGTGAACAAAGATAGTTACCtgatcttggatactcttccaTCCGAGTATGATTCTCGAGTAAAAGCTATGGAAGTTGACGAAAAACCAACTGAAGACTACAATGACATTGGAGGGCTGGAGAAGCAG attcaagaactagTTGAGGCGATTGTTTTACCCATGACCCACCAGGAGCGTTTTCAGAAGTTAGGAATTCGCCCACCAAAGGGAGTGTTATTGTATGGACCTCCTGGAACCGGTAAAACTTTGATGGCTCGGGCTTGTGCTGCTCAGACAAATGCCACTTTTCTGAAACTGGCTGGTCCCCAACTGGTTCAG ATGTTTATTGGAGATGGAGCAAAACTTGTTCGCGATGCCTTTCTGCTTGCAAAAGAGAAATCCCCCTGCATCATTTTCATAGATGAAATTGACGCAATTGGCACGAAACGGTTTGATAG TGAAGTGAGTGGGGATAGGGAGGTGCAGCGTACAATGCTTGAGTTGCTAAATCAGCTTGATGGATTTAGTAGCGATGACCGGATCAAG GTGATAGCAGCAACAAATCGTGCTGATATCCTGGACCCTGCTCTGATGCGTTCTGGTCGGTTGGATCGTAAAATTGAGCTTCCTCATCCCACTGAAGAAGCAAGAGCTCGGATTTTGCAG ATTCACTCAAGGAAGATGAATGTTCATCCTGATGTCAATTTTGAAGAATTGGCTCGCTCGACCGATGACTTCAACGGAGCACAGCTAAAAGCTGTTTGTGTGGAGGCAGGCATGCTAGCCCTTCGCCGTGACGCGACTGAG GTGAACCACGAAGACTTCAACGAGGGGATTATCCAAGTTCAAGCTAAGAAGAAGGCTAGCCTGAATTATTATGCATAG